One Alligator mississippiensis isolate rAllMis1 chromosome 12, rAllMis1, whole genome shotgun sequence DNA window includes the following coding sequences:
- the ATXN7 gene encoding ataxin-7 isoform X3, with protein MEVNKKPFQHSPSLCTGLKALGNFSCAVFRGRNWQRAQICMEFAEERRHSSSSKPPLTPPSSVFSLISSLSSKSKGSSGSGSSRSSSGGTSAAAASNSKLLKSPKDKLQISGNNRLMHPVHHSKVPHDKIMTSSVKEEKMHPKIDGALLKTAVGPTCSTTVSSSIKTGLNCPSIPKPPLPSPGQILNGKGLLSVPPFLEKKPEDSTNNRKFLHKRLSEREFDPDIYCGVIDVETKKPCTRSLTCKTHSLTQRRAVQGRRKRFDLLLAEHKNKTREKDMLRHPDHHQQMPPLREPHPSPSKTSQELHQNSHGVPPTESKPLVPNKPKSQPPSLPRPPGCPAQHSGNTPSDSLSVHESPHPPLPATEPASRLSSDEGECDEKEEPVEKLDCHYSGHHPQPAAFCTFGSRQIGRGYYVFDKRWNHIRCALNCMVEKHLNSQMWKKIPPASGNTASVRTPHRTNSMPTSQYVGVTGFLLPSTVMSSPALVSPSCVSLNSKSVPSHGTTLNANPSTLGAVDPVCSMQSRQVSSSPSTPTVLSSIPSPMPSKPQKLKSSKSFKPKESFASSADCNSTSSNSSSGGSGKKRKNSSALLAPSSHSTESFRKNCVVNSGNSGTSYHSSVTSSSHSIGLNCMTSKANSVSLKHDQSGRGPPTGSPAESIKRMSVMMNSSDSTLSLGPFVHQSSELTVNSHSSFSHSHTSLDKLIGKKRKCSPGSSSINSSSKANKVAKLPPVNNVHAKHTGAIAGTQGLMNNSLLHQPKARP; from the exons AAAGAAGACACAGCTCTTCCAGCAAGCCACCTTTGACCCCTCCCTCTTCGGTGTTTTCCCTCATTTCATCCCTGTCTTCAAAAAGCAAAGGTAGCAGCGGAAGCGGGAGCAGTCGTTCATCCAGTGGAGGtaccagtgcagcagcagcatccaatTCCAAGTTGCTGAAATCGCCCAAAGACAAGCTGCAGATCAGTGGAAACAATAGGTTAATGCATCCGGTACATCACAGCAAAGTTCCCCATGATAAAAT CATGACTTCATCTGTCAAAGAGGAAAAGATGCATCCAAAGATAGATGGTGCACTATTGAAAACTGCTGTTGGTCCAACTTGTTCTACTACTGTGAGTTCCTCAATAAAGACTGGCCTTAATTGTCCCTCAATACCAAAGCCACCCTTGCCTTCCCCTGGACAGATACTGAATGGTAAAGGTCTtctctctgtgcctccatttttGGAAAAGAAACCAGAAGATAGTACGAATAATAGGAAATTTTTACATAAAAGATTGTCAG AGAGAGAATTTGATCCTGATATATACTGTGGTGTCATCGATGTGGAAACCAAGAAACCCTGTACAAGGTCTTTGACATGCAAG ACACATTCCTTAACCCAGCGGAGGGCTGTACAGGGTCGAAGGAAGAGATTCGATCTGTTGTTAGCTGagcacaaaaacaaaaccagggaaAAGGATATGCTTCGACATCCAGATCATCATCAGCAGATGCCCCCTCTCAGGGAACCACATCCCTCACCTTCTAAAACTTCCCAGGAGCTGCACCAAAATTCTCATGGAGTTCCTCCTACAGAATCAAAGCCCTTAGTACCCAATAAACCCAAATCTCAGCCCCCCAGTCTTCCAAG gcctccaggctgcccagcccagcataGTGGGAATACCCCTAGTGACTCTCTGTCAGTCCACGAATCTCCACACCCTCCCTTGCCTGCAACTGAGCCAGCTTCTCGGTTATCCAGCGATGAGGGAGAATGTGATGAAAAAGAAGAGCCCGTCGAAAAACTGGATTGTCATTATTCAGGTCATCATCCTCAACCAGCCGCG TTTTGCACATTTGGTAGTCGGCAAATTGGAAGAGGTTATTACGTGTTTGACAAGCGATGGAATCATATTCGGTGTGCGCTTAACTGCATGGTGGAGAAGCATCTTAATTCACAGATGTGGAA gAAAATTCCCCCAGCATCTGGTAACACAGCATCTGTTCGCACCCCGCATCGGACAAACTCTATGCCTACTTCACAGTATGTCGGTGTAACAGGTTTCCTTTTGCCCAGCACGGTTATGTCATCGCCAGCGTTGGTTTCTCCTTCCTGTGTGTCTCTTAACAGTAAATCGGTACCATCCCATGGAACTACACTAAATGCCAATCCTTCTACCTTGGGTGCAGTGGATCCTGTCTGCAGTATGCAATCAAGACAAGTGTCTTCGTCCCCTTCGACACCTACAGTGCTTTCCTCGATACCTTCACCTATGCCCAGCAAACCTCAGAAATTGAAATCCAGCAAGTCTTTTAAACCTAAGGAATCTTTTGCTAGCAGCGCCGACTGTAACAGCACCAGTAGCAACAGTAGCAGCGGCGGCTCAGGAAAGAAACGTAAAAACAGCTCCGCACTGCTAGCACCTTCTTCTCATTCCACAGAGTCCTTTAGGAAAAACTGTGTGGTTAACTCTGGAAACTCTGGGACCTCTTATCATTCGTCTGTGACATCTTCGTCCCATAGCATCGGCCTCAATTGCATGACGAGTAAAGCTAACTCGGTTAGTCTCAAACATGACCAGTCAGGGAGGGGCCCTCCGACCGGAAGCCCTGCAGAATCAATTAAAAGAATGAGTGTGATGATGAACAGCAGTGACTCCACTCTTTCCTTAGGGCCATTTGTTCACCAGTCCAGCGAACTGACTGTCAATTCACACAGCAGTTTTTCACATTCGCATACTTCCCTAGACAAACTcataggaaagaaaagaaagtgctCGCCTGGTTCCAGCAgcatcaacagcagcagcaaagcaaacaagGTTGCCAAATTGCCCCCGGTGAACAACGTTCATGCAAAACACACCGGTGCAATCGCAGGGACACAAGGACTGATGAACAATTCACTTCTTCATCAG CCAAAGGCACGTCCCTGA